From a region of the Fervidicoccaceae archaeon genome:
- a CDS encoding ferritin family protein — protein MDDLKNSLEKFCIDEYVDSKIYEALAKQEKDSRKREVLQRMSLEERQHYEFWKSLIGSECRTTGIKRKILTMLMLRKLFGLTFTSLFLERHEAEVVEAYESIAQKLPQQFSKMLEKIIEEEEKHERETISEIDERIVKYMSFVILGLADAIVEINGVHAGFLGVTESTIVTGIAGLVVGLSAAISMASAAYLQAKHEAGKSPKTSALMTGVAYILAVVALALPYFIIRHMLSAFAISVSLGIAMIAGFTFYASVLQDKKFTREFLESVVLMMGTALASYLFGDLLGTVFGIRGLLGP, from the coding sequence ATGGATGATCTGAAGAATAGCTTGGAGAAGTTCTGCATAGACGAATACGTTGATAGCAAAATATATGAAGCTCTTGCCAAGCAGGAGAAGGATTCAAGGAAAAGAGAAGTTCTCCAGAGGATGAGCTTGGAGGAAAGACAGCATTATGAATTCTGGAAAAGCTTGATAGGATCAGAATGCAGGACAACAGGAATCAAAAGAAAAATATTAACTATGCTGATGTTGAGAAAGTTATTTGGACTAACATTCACTTCGCTTTTTCTGGAAAGACATGAAGCCGAAGTTGTGGAGGCATATGAGAGCATAGCACAGAAGCTTCCACAGCAGTTCTCCAAGATGCTTGAAAAAATTATAGAGGAAGAGGAAAAGCACGAGAGGGAAACGATATCAGAAATAGATGAGAGGATCGTGAAATATATGAGCTTCGTTATACTAGGCCTTGCAGATGCTATTGTTGAGATCAATGGAGTGCATGCCGGTTTTCTAGGTGTTACTGAGTCCACAATAGTTACTGGCATAGCTGGCCTTGTAGTTGGATTATCTGCAGCAATATCTATGGCTTCAGCAGCCTATCTCCAAGCAAAACATGAAGCAGGAAAATCTCCCAAGACCTCCGCATTGATGACAGGAGTGGCTTATATACTTGCTGTCGTTGCTCTTGCTCTTCCCTATTTTATCATAAGGCACATGCTCTCTGCTTTTGCCATCTCTGTTAGTCTAGGAATAGCTATGATAGCGGGCTTCACATTCTACGCTTCTGTCCTGCAGGACAAGAAATTTACAAGGGAATTCCTCGAATCCGTTGTTCTAATGATGGGGACGGCTCTAGCTTCTTATCTGTTTGGAGATTTGCTTGGAACTGTATTTGGAATAAGGGGCCTCTTAGGACCTTGA
- a CDS encoding SufD family Fe-S cluster assembly protein, translating to MNREENKLRDAISRAKELGLDLEKGGGVVLNESFAYKKIAKRLEQLGVIYMEIHEAEKEHPDIFEKFAFKRIQGDLRRVDSGIFLYVPKGTVVEEPIFNCFVLGRGGVIQKVYNLTVVDDGASAVGVSGCFTLVNEAVHSSLEEIHVMRNAKFTKIMLHNWLPGINVSAFTAAEIEDNGVYQDLYINYSEAKSISFNTAIHQDGNNSASRIDQIVAGSGESSLSYSTEVFLNGSGSSSQMISRLLARNRSKIRSKARIFASGKMVKGHIECRGITLDEGSEVISIPELNSRSSDAELTHEASIGKIKREELEYLETKGFSEDEAISLLIRGFLETGFSELPRTMKGAVDSILERISKAKG from the coding sequence ATGAACAGGGAAGAAAATAAGCTTAGAGATGCTATTTCCAGAGCAAAGGAGCTTGGACTTGACCTAGAAAAGGGAGGGGGGGTTGTTTTAAACGAATCCTTCGCTTACAAGAAAATTGCTAAGAGATTGGAGCAGCTGGGAGTCATTTATATGGAAATACATGAGGCAGAAAAGGAGCATCCGGATATCTTTGAAAAATTTGCCTTCAAGAGAATTCAGGGAGACTTAAGGCGTGTTGACAGTGGGATATTTCTATATGTGCCTAAGGGAACTGTTGTTGAAGAGCCAATATTTAATTGCTTTGTTCTTGGAAGAGGAGGGGTGATTCAGAAAGTATATAACTTGACGGTTGTAGATGATGGAGCAAGTGCTGTTGGAGTCTCTGGTTGTTTTACCTTAGTCAATGAAGCTGTTCATTCGAGCTTAGAGGAGATACATGTTATGCGGAACGCTAAGTTCACCAAAATAATGCTTCACAACTGGCTTCCAGGCATAAACGTTTCGGCATTTACTGCTGCAGAGATCGAAGATAATGGTGTCTATCAGGATTTGTACATAAACTATTCTGAAGCCAAATCAATTTCCTTCAATACAGCAATTCATCAAGATGGAAATAACTCAGCATCGAGAATAGATCAGATTGTTGCAGGTAGTGGGGAAAGCTCACTTTCTTATAGTACGGAAGTTTTTCTGAACGGATCTGGATCTTCATCCCAAATGATATCCAGGCTTTTGGCGAGGAACAGGAGCAAAATAAGGTCAAAGGCTAGGATATTTGCATCAGGAAAAATGGTAAAAGGGCACATTGAATGTAGAGGAATAACTCTTGATGAGGGCTCGGAAGTAATATCTATTCCAGAGCTTAACTCGAGATCCAGTGATGCTGAACTAACTCATGAGGCTAGCATAGGGAAAATAAAGAGAGAGGAGCTTGAGTATTTGGAGACAAAGGGTTTCAGCGAGGACGAGGCGATTTCACTGCTAATAAGGGGATTTTTGGAAACAGGTTTCTCAGAGCTTCCGAGAACAATGAAAGGTGCTGTTGACTCAATATTGGAAAGAATTAGCAAAGCAAAGGGATGA
- a CDS encoding ATP-binding cassette domain-containing protein, which translates to MQQRALAVENLSVEVNGKLVIRNASLDVNPGEIVVLMGPNGSGKTSLLKTIMGLPNYRIKEGRILLYSKDITDLPPWERARNGIAIANQSPPPISLKTSWLFEKISNIYGTQSEIQSIVSETMIPHLLERPAFSGFSGGEMKRVEMATILLSKPKVALLDEPDSGVDIDSVKRIARLIDDLAIRGVAVLLVTHAGLLSRFLRKLGRGYIMIGGKISPGGDAKKMLRTVISEGYSNFSVEGEG; encoded by the coding sequence TTGCAGCAAAGGGCCCTCGCAGTTGAAAATCTCAGCGTTGAGGTGAATGGGAAACTAGTAATAAGAAATGCTAGCCTAGATGTGAATCCAGGCGAGATAGTTGTCCTCATGGGACCGAATGGGAGTGGAAAGACCTCTCTCCTAAAGACAATTATGGGATTGCCCAATTATAGAATTAAAGAGGGGAGAATTCTCCTTTACTCAAAGGACATAACAGATCTCCCGCCCTGGGAGAGAGCTCGCAATGGTATAGCAATAGCCAACCAGTCTCCTCCTCCTATCTCACTGAAAACTAGCTGGCTATTCGAAAAAATTTCAAATATTTATGGAACGCAGAGTGAAATACAAAGCATAGTGTCCGAAACAATGATTCCACATCTTTTGGAGCGACCTGCTTTCTCTGGATTCAGTGGAGGGGAGATGAAGAGAGTTGAAATGGCTACGATTCTCCTTTCAAAGCCGAAAGTAGCACTCCTAGATGAGCCCGACAGTGGAGTTGACATTGATTCTGTTAAGAGAATTGCGAGGTTAATAGATGATCTTGCTATAAGGGGGGTAGCAGTCCTCTTGGTCACACATGCTGGATTGTTGAGCAGATTTCTCAGGAAATTGGGGAGAGGATATATCATGATAGGAGGGAAGATTTCTCCCGGCGGTGATGCTAAGAAAATGCTCAGAACCGTGATTTCTGAAGGCTACAGCAACTTCAGTGTGGAGGGGGAGGGTTAG
- a CDS encoding xanthine dehydrogenase family protein molybdopterin-binding subunit, with translation MASIDLERLMNKWLQASEFYVVGKRVERTDSLEKAMGITKFTEDFYMKDMLFVKQILSKHPHARIVSIDDSEARRVNGFLRIVRASDIPGENQVGYSLPDQPLLAHKKVRYVGEPVALVIARDFESAIEASRLVSVSYEPIPYIINAEEAIREKNILVHEENGSNIAFRTKVRKGDVEKGFSESHVVVENTYRTAHQEHAYLETEAAIAIPGLEGKLTIISPSQYPHLTQKIVSKVLGLPASSIRVIVPYLGGGFGGKDDQGPLTSAKAALVSYLTGKPSFIIYSREESIAVHPKREATTIRYKSGADAEGKLKAIEVEIIHDTGAYANRGPFILWRATMHASGPYEVPNAKVDGYCVYTNKIYQGSFRGFGNPSVQFAAESQMDILAEKLGIDPLDIRLKNILTPGARTITGQELDSSVGIKDALEAVAKRAEWREKRIAYSRERGTLRRGIGIGVAWHGISTSRGVPDWSAGTVKIEPDGSVSVLVGIVEIGQGSPSSSHRQIVAEVLGAPLNMVHVYFGTSDAPDGGATHASRGTGIGAIGIYVASIELRERLNALAAKLLETEPEDISISDGIVSSKSDPSKRISWTELIKKAYSSGINMTASGYFFLPKGKFYDDIGQGFAYISYSYMALITEVQVDTETGEVKVLKVYPAISAGKVINPVQVEGQIEGGFVQGMGMALMESLSFNERGEIVNKDLTDYVIPSSLDAPEIEEPIFIEDRFKYGPLGAKGVGEMALIPAPASIANAVSHAIGKRVVELPITAEKVLKLIEGR, from the coding sequence TTGGCTTCTATTGACTTGGAAAGGCTAATGAACAAATGGCTTCAGGCATCAGAATTCTATGTGGTTGGGAAAAGGGTGGAAAGAACAGATAGTCTAGAGAAGGCTATGGGTATAACAAAATTTACCGAGGATTTCTATATGAAAGACATGCTATTTGTGAAGCAGATCCTCAGCAAGCATCCTCATGCCAGGATAGTTTCCATAGATGATTCTGAAGCTAGAAGAGTAAATGGATTTTTGCGAATCGTCAGGGCCTCAGATATACCTGGAGAAAATCAGGTAGGTTATTCGCTCCCTGATCAACCACTTCTTGCTCACAAAAAGGTCAGATATGTTGGTGAACCAGTAGCCTTGGTGATAGCTAGAGATTTCGAATCTGCTATAGAGGCTTCCAGGCTTGTAAGCGTAAGCTATGAACCCATTCCCTATATCATTAATGCAGAGGAGGCAATCAGAGAGAAAAACATCCTAGTTCACGAGGAGAACGGCTCCAACATAGCATTCAGGACAAAGGTGAGGAAGGGAGACGTTGAAAAGGGATTTTCCGAATCTCATGTGGTTGTTGAAAACACATATAGAACAGCTCATCAAGAGCATGCCTATTTGGAAACTGAGGCCGCTATAGCAATTCCAGGCCTCGAAGGAAAGCTCACAATAATTTCTCCTTCTCAGTATCCTCATCTTACACAAAAAATTGTTTCCAAGGTACTTGGTCTGCCGGCGAGTTCTATAAGAGTTATCGTTCCATATTTAGGAGGGGGATTTGGTGGAAAAGACGATCAGGGCCCGCTCACATCCGCGAAGGCAGCTCTTGTTTCATATCTTACAGGAAAGCCATCCTTTATAATATATTCAAGAGAAGAGAGCATTGCAGTTCATCCAAAAAGAGAAGCCACAACAATAAGGTACAAGAGCGGAGCAGATGCTGAAGGAAAGTTGAAGGCAATAGAAGTGGAAATAATTCATGATACAGGGGCATATGCAAACAGAGGACCATTCATACTTTGGAGAGCCACCATGCATGCCTCAGGGCCATATGAGGTGCCCAATGCGAAGGTAGACGGTTATTGCGTCTATACTAACAAAATCTATCAGGGATCATTCAGAGGCTTTGGAAACCCCTCGGTCCAGTTCGCAGCGGAAAGCCAAATGGACATTCTTGCTGAGAAGCTGGGAATTGATCCCCTTGACATTAGACTTAAGAATATTCTGACTCCTGGAGCAAGAACGATCACTGGGCAGGAGCTGGATTCTTCTGTAGGAATTAAGGATGCCCTAGAGGCTGTTGCAAAAAGAGCAGAATGGAGAGAAAAACGAATTGCATATTCAAGAGAGAGAGGCACACTCAGGAGGGGAATTGGAATAGGAGTGGCTTGGCATGGAATAAGTACATCTAGAGGTGTTCCCGACTGGTCTGCAGGAACTGTTAAAATAGAACCAGACGGTTCCGTTTCGGTTCTCGTAGGAATTGTTGAAATAGGACAGGGATCTCCTTCGTCTTCACACAGACAGATAGTCGCTGAGGTGCTGGGAGCACCTCTCAACATGGTTCACGTCTACTTTGGAACTTCAGATGCTCCCGACGGAGGTGCAACCCATGCCTCTAGAGGTACAGGCATAGGTGCTATCGGCATCTATGTTGCATCTATAGAACTTAGAGAGAGACTAAATGCTCTTGCAGCAAAGCTGTTGGAAACTGAACCAGAGGATATTTCAATTAGCGACGGGATAGTATCATCGAAATCTGATCCCTCTAAGAGGATTAGTTGGACCGAGCTTATTAAGAAAGCATATTCTAGCGGTATCAACATGACAGCTTCAGGGTATTTCTTTTTACCGAAAGGAAAGTTTTACGACGATATTGGTCAGGGATTTGCCTATATTTCCTATAGCTACATGGCATTAATAACTGAGGTCCAGGTAGATACGGAGACCGGAGAAGTGAAAGTTCTCAAAGTTTATCCAGCAATTTCTGCTGGGAAGGTGATAAATCCAGTGCAGGTAGAGGGTCAGATCGAGGGAGGGTTTGTCCAGGGCATGGGAATGGCCCTCATGGAATCTCTCTCTTTCAATGAAAGAGGAGAGATAGTGAACAAAGACCTAACTGATTATGTGATTCCATCGTCACTCGATGCTCCAGAAATAGAAGAGCCAATTTTCATAGAGGACAGATTCAAGTATGGTCCTCTAGGAGCAAAAGGAGTCGGTGAGATGGCTCTAATACCTGCTCCCGCCTCTATAGCAAATGCCGTATCGCATGCTATTGGAAAAAGAGTAGTGGAACTACCTATTACAGCAGAAAAAGTTCTAAAATTAATAGAGGGGAGGTGA